The Canis lupus familiaris isolate Mischka breed German Shepherd chromosome 7, alternate assembly UU_Cfam_GSD_1.0, whole genome shotgun sequence nucleotide sequence GAGTACGGTGATGACGGTGTGGCCGATCAATTCTGGGATCACCCACTATAAGAAGGGAACACAGTATTACATCTCCCTATTGTGTTCTTCCAGGATTTGTGGGTTATCTGAAGCTAAATCAATGAATACACCAAGAATTTACAAGCTCAtgtttcaagattatttttagaCTTGGATGACCCAGATCTATATACTGCTGTAACTGCTTACCCCACACAAGTACTACAGGGCACAGCTTAAAAATAATGCCCTTAAATTTCAATGATGTTTTATCCTAAGCAAAGGTACAGATTCATCCACGAAGAAGGTATGAAtgacactgggggtggggggtggggtatcATTTACTTTCTAGTCCAGTGTCTGTACTAAAGCCTcttactctaatttttttttttttttttttttttagattttatttatttattcacgagacagagcagaaacacagacagagggacaaagaagcaggcttcctgcagggagcccaatgtgggactcgatctcaggaccccgggattacaacccgagccaaaggcaaacgctccaccactgaaccacccaggtgcccctaatttggTGTAGTTTATATTCAAATATACACTGCCTTGCATGCAAGTCAGAATATCAATCTTAAACATTTTCCAATCTCCAGAATCCTGAGAGAAATCATTTCACATTCGCAtttacacactcatacacacacatacacacacacacacaaatactttAGCAGCTTACATTAACAACTCAAAGTTGAACAAATACGGTAATGAACCAGGGTACCAGAACACCAGCCTACTGGCTCTACAGCACGCACtgccctctgtgtgctctctctgttaaCTGACCAATATTCTAGTTCTCATGACCAAGAACTATTACAGCAGGTCCTCCCTTTACCAATAACCTTCCTCTGagtagagacttttttttttttttaagattttatttatttattcatgagagatacagagagaggcagagagacaggcagagggagaagcaggccccatgcagggaacccgacgtgggactcgatcccaggtccccaggatcacaccctgggctgaaggcagtgctaaacctgagccacctggactgccctagacttttcttttaaaggaagttAATAGTAATACTTATGCACATACAAACTGGCAATCCCCACTTGCAGAAACTAGAAacactcagagaggttaagtaatttgcccaaggtcataaagcTACTTCCTGGTGGAAAAATATGGTATAAACCCAAACACACTGCCCCCGGggctctcacatttagattttagAGACATTTTTAGAACAAAGAAGGGATTTGCTAAACCTAACTTGCAATCAACTGGAACTTTTCAGTAtgtaatacagatttttaaaagtctaaccaagagagtataatgctgacAAGCGTGAGTTGCAGAGTCAAACCTGGACTGGAATTCCTGCTCTATCCCACAGATTAGTTTAGCAATCTTAGGAAAGGTCACCTACCCTGAGCCGTgattctctcatctgtaaaatggagatgatgatcCCTGTTGTACAGTTAGAGGAACAGCATGGGTGAGCCACAGGCAGAGCAAGCACTCTGGAAGCGGCAGGGAGGTCACTGCCACCAGGGTCTGTGCCCTCCACCCACAGAGCAGTAGCTTTCGAACTTTCTTACCTTGTTTTACACTGACACAGACTGGAAGCAAAAGTTTTAGAAAGGGATACTTAACATTATTAGGCTTGCCTTACTGATGTTCAACCAAACCCTATGTTTCCATTCTCTTCCCTCTTTAGTTATATGTTCTTTTCCTAACTCGCTCTCGGAATACCAGCACTAGGCTTGTAGCCCCCAGCTGGAGCCTGGAACATTCTGCTGTGGAGTAACTTGATGGCACAAGAGAGAATGCCTACAGAACTGGCTTCCAGGCACCCCAGCAGCCCTATAGTGAAGTCTATCTACCAATCAGTCGGTCAACAGCCTGGACCATGCATGAAGCCTCCAGCAAGTATTTCAGTGATTTACCCTTAAGGACAGCCAgatgaggggggatccctgggtggctcagcggtttggcgcctgcctttggcccaaggcgtaatcctggagtcccaggatcaattcccacatcggctccctgcatggagcctgcttctccctctgcgtctctgcctccctctctctctctctgtctctcatgaatgaatgaataaaatcttaaaaaaaaaaaaaaaaaaggacggcCAGATGGACAGACAGCCATGTACCAGAAATTGAGGAAAGCCTCCAATATGAAAGGGaaaaacacaaagggaaagaagcTTGGAGGGAACAGATATCATGTAGGGAGTAGACGGAAATTTCAAAACTACTGTAATCAAGATTCTCAGCTAAGAAACTCAAACTTGAGCCAAGAAAACAAGCTCTTAGAAACTAAAACTTGATGTAAATGGTGTGCACACTAGGGAATCAGAAGAGGGTGTGgaggagggaagcctgggtggctcagcagttaagcgcctgcagcccaggggtgatcctagagacccaggatcgagtcccacgttggactccctgcatggagcctgcttctccctctgcctgtctctctgcctctctctgtctctcatgaataaataaataaaatctttaaaaaaaaaaagtatggaggaaattttgaaacaaaaaaggaaaaaattgaaagcataaaaatttttaaaaaagaacaggcaGATAATCCAGCAGATGAATTATCCAGAGTGTGAAAGTTGTTGAAAGGGAAAGGGGGGTTGATTTTATCAAAGAAAGAATGGAACTCACAGGCCAAAAGAGCCAGCAGATGGCTGAAACAGTGCATGAAACGGGCCTCCACAAAGGTACACAAAGGTTTACCACTGCAAAATTCCCAAACACCAAGGATAAAAGATTCTAAAACTTCTGGAGAGGATTAGGGGGAaaaagatgggggcagggggaaggatgcacatgaaaggataaaaaatcaaaacagcatCATCCTGCCTGATGCGAACACTGGATGTCAGAAGACCACTGACCAATATCTTTCAAACTCTGAAAGAGAATCTTTGCTACCCAGAACTGCTACACTCAGAGAAACTCTCTCTCTAGAGTAAGGACAAGACATTCCCAAACACAGCAAGGCCTCCAAATTTGGTCCCCATGTAATGTATCTCAAGAATCTACGCCAGCAAGACAGCAGGAGGCCAGAAGAAAGGACAACATGACTTCCAAGGGTCCCAGGATGTGGGCTGTGGGATCGGCCTGGAAGCGGCGAGTCCAGAGCACAGCAAGATGAGAGTGATCTCAAGGAGAAAGGTAACCTGGAAAAGAGCTCACCTGATAGGTTATTTTAATGTTTCCCATGGAGAAAATAGCACTGAAAAGCTTTAAAGATGTATTTGAAAAGATTTCATAACACGTAagtgaaaactaaggaaattttaagattttaagattttatttattcatagagatacacattgagagagagcaagagagaggcagacacacaggcacaggcagagggagaagcaggcaccatgcagagagcccgacgtaggacttgatccggggtctccaggatcacgccctgggctgcaggcggcgccaccagggctgcccaaggaaattttttaaatgtagcaatTATTAACACTGGGAAAGAGAAACCTATccagaaaaacaggaaagaaagaaaaatatgatcacTGTCTACTATGagactcagtaataaaaaatatttagtatattatCATTAACAGTATATTGTAACAATATAAACACTGAATATCAAtttaactcaaaaaagaaaacgTTTAGGGAAGGGGGTATCTAAGAACGAAATCTTGTCATAGTGACTCATAAATCAATAGATGACATTTAAAACTGATAAAACAAGAAACAGCAGTATGggcatataaaagaatatatggatataaacatcagaaaaaaaaattaatggctcAAGTGTGGAAGTCAGCTGACCCCAAAAAGTATGACAGGTCAGAATCAGAGCAATCAGGAAGGGATCTGGTTTTCAGTGTAAGCTTTGTAGAACCTTTGACTGTAGTTGTGTTCAAGTATTACCttcacaaaagtaaaaattaacattaaaaaaagatttaagttcAAACTGAAGGAGTAACTTTCTCAAAAGAATCTAGGTAATCTTctatttcaatttctattttttataaaagaaaagccaCTTAAATGCCCCCTAAAATATTAAGTAAGcaagaaatataaacagaaatacaacccatttggtaaatatatataacCATTCTTTGGAAGATGAGGAGGCCTGAAACCAATACAATATAGATTACATCTCAGTGTCTTAAAAAGTCTTAAAGTATGGCAGATAACtacaaaatcttttatttagaGCTATCATTGTATTAAACCACATcctagaaaattcaaaataaagaaaacaagaggagGAGGAGTATTGTTtactagaaattttaattttccatgtgTGGTTTTTTCCCTCTTGGGCCAGAGAGACCTAAGTAGATGAAGAGGTGAAAAGACACATGGGAATAATTTTTAGGTCAAGCCCAAAGCACTTCTCAGTATTTACTAAATTGTTATATGAACTTTTATCCAGAAAGCTCTTCTGTCTACGCAGCCCATAAAGTGAATCAGGACTGTGTTCCCTTGTTCCCTATTTCTAGACAAACCCTGCAACTCAGAATATTCTTGCCAACATAAAGATCTGACTATATACCAAAGGTAAAATGACCTTGAAACAGATCAACTCATTAATTCCACTTCTCAGCAACCCACGAAAAAAAACATCATCTTTTATGCAACAAAAACCAGACTAAGCTTTTTGGTCATGGGCAGGAGGATGGTAAATACAATTACCCTCATAATGATAACGAGCCTTTCCCTCATAAAGTTCTGATGGGCACAGGTTCAAGAAAGAAacacagtaaagaaacaaaatttccaGCAAGTTCTTCTACAGGATCTAAAGTACTGCAAAAACACAGTAGCTCTACAGACATTCCAAAAAATGAGAAGCAATATGtactttaaaatcaaatataaaaaaaaaaataaaataaaaataaaaaaataataaaataaaatatacatgtgcTGGTTTATCTAGAATAATCTGTAACGCAGAAAATGGAGAACCACCTTCagtgccagaaaataagaaatgtctTACCTTGTTTAATTTTGAGCAACATGATCTAGCATTAATGTAATCACATTCTAAATCAGACAATGTAATTATCTGAGGATCAAGATAAGGAAttataagatttcttttaaaacaaccGTTTTTAAGTTTAGAAAGAAACCCAACTGCAACGCAGAATTAGATTTGACTTgaaaaaatttgttatttctgtAAAGTTCACTCATTAGACAACTAAATATTCTCATTATATTCCTTCaccaaaatattttcccaaaataatCTTATTATGCTCAATTCTAAAGTGACCCATATGAGAACATTCAACTGGAGTTCCTTAAAAGTCAAACAGTGTGGAAAATGAGACCCCTGAAgacaatttaaatatgaaaacctGAATTACCAAAGTAGGAAAATAGTGTTAATTTATGATAGATCCATAAAATGTCTTTGAAGATTCCAggtgtgaaaaaagaaaagatacaaaattgtCAATATAGTATGGTACTATGTTAGCACTGGTTATGTCTCCTTACAAATGATCTGTcttcctattatttttctctatttccgAAACCTTCCACATTAAACATACTTTATATTAGAATTAAGCAAAAAACGGTATTCAGTATCAAATGTAAACTCATAAAAACATGAGAGCagacagaaacagaaggaaaagtccTCAACCGAATGATACTATGATACAACGCCCGAGATTTGCATAAAATGCTCcaccatcacccccccccccttctgccCCAGGAAAGGACAAAGCAAAATGCTGGTATAGTGCATTCGTGAGCAAAAGAAACACAGGGTTTTTTACATTATACTCTCtgattttatacttgaaaatgtCCActgaaacaagtaaaaataaatgttctcacCTAAATTCTAAACATTTCCATATGGACATTACCCCTAACACTTCAACACAAGTCAAACTCATCACTTTCTTCACAAATTGTTTCACTGccaaatgtgttttctctcttgtcGATGACACAACCACCATTTGCCCAGGCTCAAAACATGGCTCAAATTATTTGTCTTCTGTTTCATAGCCCACAACCAGTCATCAGCAGGTTGGGGCAATCCCTTCCTCCTCATTCTCCAGTTAGTCCCTCCTTTCACTTGCTCACAGTCAAGCAGTGTTGCAAACCCACATGGGCCCATTCCCCAACGGTCTGCCTTCCAGTCTTCGCATTTCCAACCTACTCTGCAGTTTCAGCTCCCTAAAACACCATCTGTGTCAAAAATGTTCAACAGTTCCCTATAGCCTAGAGGATAAAAGTGAAAGCCCTCCCTGCCTTAGAACTCAGAAGCCCTTCAAAACTGGCTGATCCAGCCTTCCCCACCAGACCTTCTACCACCAAAATCAAGCATGTCCTCCAGATAGTCCAGAAATGCCATAAACTCTTCACTTTTGCTCCTGCCTGATTTTGAATATCCACCCTTTCCTTCTGTGCATATTCTTCGTGGTACAAAGTCCACGAAAACCTCTAACCCTACAGAACCTCTACCCTGACCACTTTCTACCTCTTCCCTCTATACTAAGCTAGTACAACTATCCAAAAATACTGTAATACAACATGCTAATTTCATCAAAACACACCCTAAACATACCTGAATGTTTAAGTCAAATATTCCACCTAATGTTTTCCTATGTACATAATAAACTGGTAAAGTCCATGGCTATTTCAAATGATCAAGCCTAGTTTTCCAAAGTGCAAATACAGaaatctttcatttctctgtaaATCCCAGTTCCTTACAGTGCCAGTCATGGGAAGGACACATGTCGTCAAAACTTAGGCCCATGATTCTGCTAGTTCAGTCAGTTCCAAACCTAATAAAACCCAAAGTCCTCCCTCGACTGACTGGCTCTGCAGGCACAGCACATGAGTCTTCATCCAGCCGTTGTGAATTCCAGCCGAGCTTGgagtatataataaaatcttaaaacacaaaacataatCAACTCAAGGTTCTCCCCACTATAACTCATGAGTGCAGGGGACAAGTGCAGCTGAActggggcaggagaggcaggcagggtgcTGGGTGCTGAACCCACGCTCTGGCTGTGCACACCCAGAGCTGAGAAGGAAACATGTCCCATTATAAAGACAAGAACTGAGGCTGAGATCCGTGCACAGTACTGTGGACAGTAAACGTGAAAAAGTAAGGCGTCCTGACTGCAAACTCCACACTACAAGGTCATGCTGGCTGCACAGGCTACAACTACCCTATGCCGGGGCACGCTGGCCAACAAAACGTTGACTTCGATCACAAAGCACATGTTGCACATGAATTCCAAAGAAAAAACGATACAGCTCGCAGGTGTTCTAACATTTTAATGACTTCAACTGGATGGTGCATGGCGACTAAGACTGGATGAGAGCAGAGTGCGGGTCCAACCATCACGCACCGTCCTGGACACCAGTCTGGGGACCAGCACCGGGACAAGTTTCCCACGCGGGCGCTGCTTCGGAACAGACACACGCGAAAACGACCCCGCCGTCCCTTCTGCACAGCCTCCCAGCACCgggctgctcccccccccccccccccccccaccccccgcagcctcccaccccccacaggGTTGCTTGGCCCTGACCCACCCCCGCGTGGACCCCTGCACAGCTCCCCTAGAACAGGGCTGCTCCCTCCCCAGAGGACCCCGCCCCCCCTTGCACGGACCCTCTCAGGTGCccccccagcacagagctgatCCGCCCCCACCCACACGGACCCCCAGCACAGGGCTGCTCCCCCCGCAGGCCCCCCCTGcatgccccgcccccccagcaggcccccctgcacgccccaccccccagcacaggGCCGCTCCCCCGCAGGCCCCCCTGCATGCCCCGCCCCCTCAGCAGGCCCCCCTGcacgccccaccccccagcacaggGCCGCTCCCCCGCAGGCCCCCCTGcatgccccgcccccccagcaggcccccctgcacgccccaccccccagcacaggGCCGCTCCCCCGGCAGGCCCCCCTGcatgccccgcccccccagcaggcccccctgcacgcccccccccccagcacaggGCCGCTCCCCCGCAGGCCCCCCTGcatgccccgcccccccagcaggcccccctgcacgccccaccccccagcacaggGCCGCTCCCCCGGCAGGCCCCCCTGcatgccccgcccccccagcaggcccccctgcacgccccaccccccagcacaggGCCGCTCCCCCGGCAGGCCCCCCTGcatgccccgcccccccagcaggcccccctgcacgccccaccccccagcacaggGCCGCTCCCCCGCAGGCCCCCCTGCATGCCCCGCCCCCTCAGCAGGCCCCCCTGcacgccccaccccccagcacaggGCCGCTCCCCCCGCACGCCCCCCTGcatgccccgcccccccagcaggcccccctgcacgccccaccccccagcacagggccgctccccccgcaggccccctgcatgccccgccccccagcacggggctgccccgcccgcccgccccgcacTTCGCCCGCGTCCCAGGCTGGGCCCGGCCGCCAAGGCCTCCCGAGGTCCCGCGGCGCTCCGACAAGGGCGGCGGCGACTGTCGCCCCCAGCGACCACAGGCGGCCCGTGGCGGCCGCTCACCGGGCGCCCGGACGCAGAGGTCCCCGCGGCCCGCCAGGGAGGCCCGCCGCTCTGCCGCTCAGGGCCGGGCCggtgcgcggcggcggcggcggcctcccAGGCCCGGCCCCCCCCCTGCGAGGCCGTCCTCCCGCCCGGCTCGCCGCCCCACTCCCGGCCGGGCCGCCCGTGCCCCCGCGCACCTGCCCGGCCCCGCCTCAGCCCCATTCCCCGGGCGCCGGGCCCGGCCGGCCTCCGCCCGCCTCAGGCAAGGATACGAAGTACACCGAGAGGAAGATGAGCGCGCAACAGTCGAGGAGAGAGAAGACGAACACCACCGCCTCCATCCTCCGCCGCCGCTCCTTCCGTCAAACCAGCCCcggcgcccgccgcgcccgccgcgccgcccgcccctgATAGGCCCTCGCCCGGCCGCTGGAGCGCGTCGCACGGGCGCCGACACACGGCATGCCGGGAAATGTAGTCGGCCCCCGAACCCCCGGCCGCCGTCGTTCCGACGCATGCTGGGAAGTGTAGTTCGTGAGCACGACCCCCGGCGCTGAGGAAGTACGGGAGCCTACGGTCAATCTGATGCGTCCCGGAAATTGTGACGAGAATCAGCGAGCATTGGCTGGACCTGGTAATCTGCTGGGTACCCAGTACAACTTGTTATCATGGGCAGTGTCTCTTTTAGTTTCCGCGTGAGGCCCACtaggtcccccccacccccgggccacGCCAAGAGGCTGTCCTGCCAAAGCCCGGGTCCACCCGCAACGACCCTTGGCTTGCCGGCGGACACCTGCCCTTTCCTGATCTCGGTTTCTCCGGGGCTTTCACGGTCCCTTGCTTGTGTTACAGCAACGATTCTCTGCACTCTAGGTTTTAGGATTCTCACTCAGCAAGTACGTATTGACTCCACCCCCAGTACCTGCCGGGACCTGCCCTACGCCCGCCCGCGATGCGCGATGCGCGATGCAGGAAGGTGCGaggcaggtggctcagcggttgagcatctgccttgggctcagggcgtgaccccgcggtcccaggatcgagtcccgcatcgggctccctgcatggagcctgcttctgtctctgcctctctctctgtgtgtctcatgaataagtaaataaaaatcttaaagaaatgtgCCACGCAAACTAAGCAGTAAGTGGAGACCAGATAGAGGGGAAAGGTTTCTTTAAAGGcaaattatgggatccctgggtggcgtagcggtttggcacctgcctttggcccagggcgcgatcctggagacccgggatcgaatcccacgtcaggctcccggtgcgtggagcctgcttctccctctgcttgtgtctctgcctctctctctctctctctctctctctctctctctgtgactatcataaataaataaaaatttaaaaaaatataaaggcaaattATACCAAAAGGCATACATTCATTCAACCAGTATTTCCTGAGCAGCTAGTGTATGCAGTTACTGGGCCGTAGGGATCCCTGATGAACAAGAGGGGGAAAGTCCTCGCCTTCCTGTAGCTCCCACTACAGTaggggagacagaggaaggaaaacagtCTTAGACTGAACCATCAGAAAAAGCCAGACTGAGGAACTGCTTTTAATTTGAAATCTGAACGATAGCTAGCTG carries:
- the CNIH4 gene encoding protein cornichon homolog 4 isoform X3; its protein translation is MEAVVFVFSLLDCCALIFLSVYFIITLSDLECDYINARSCCSKLNKWVIPELIGHTVITVLMLVSLHWFIFLLNLPAATWNIYRDPQPGAAEVTHEGSHDQARLPPAVFLHVSL